A single region of the Polyodon spathula isolate WHYD16114869_AA chromosome 5, ASM1765450v1, whole genome shotgun sequence genome encodes:
- the si:ch211-51e12.7 gene encoding splicing factor 3B subunit 4 isoform X2 → MMEQDIEQPMEQTETRPAATEGAPSENKMRGSGSKNRGRGGWMGRGGRMGRGGRGMMMKGQGPPGRERARGRGGALNGFRPGRRGMGRMRPFPDPHGRMGRRGCPMGLPPPPPPPPHMRGPYPPMHRHGLPPLPPPGHMGFRGRPPHPRGRGQHPRPRVPFHPRGFPNGPGAPPPPPPPPGRGQRWPGPPGGRRL, encoded by the exons ATG atGGAACAGGATATAGAGCAGCCTATGGAGCAGACAGAAACCAGACCTGCTGCTACAGAGGGAGCCCcgtcagaaaacaaaatgag AGGCAGTGGTTCGAAAAACAGAGGACGAGGCGGATGGATGGGGCGAGGAGGACGGATGGGGCGAGGTGGGAGGGGCATGATGATGAAGGGACAGGGGCCTCCAGGACGAGAGAGAGCCAGGGGCAGAGGGGGCGCCCTGAACGGATTCAGGCCCGGAAG ACGAGGCATGGGGAGAATGCGACCATTCCCTGACCCCCATGGTCGAATGGGGAGGAGGGGTTGTCCCATGGGTCTGCCCCCACCACCTCCTCCACCCCCCCATATGAGGGGACCCTACCCACCCATGCACAG ACATGGCCTCCCTCCTCTACCTCCCCCTGGACACATGGGTTTCAGAGGGAGACCACCACACCCTCGGGGCAGGGGCCAGCATCCCAGACCACGAGTTCCCTTTCATCCAAGGGG CTTTCCCAATGGACCTGGTGCTCCACcaccgccacctccgccacctgGCAGGGGCCAGAGATGGCCTGGACCCCCAGGTGGCAGACGCTTGTAA
- the si:ch211-51e12.7 gene encoding splicing factor 3B subunit 4 isoform X3 — MEQDIEQPMEQTETRPAATEGAPSENKMRGSGSKNRGRGGWMGRGGRMGRGGRGMMMKGQGPPGRERARGRGGALNGFRPGRRGMGRMRPFPDPHGRMGRRGCPMGLPPPPPPPPHMRGPYPPMHRHGLPPLPPPGHMGFRGRPPHPRGRGQHPRPRVPFHPRGFPNGPGAPPPPPPPPGRGQRWPGPPGGRRL, encoded by the exons atGGAACAGGATATAGAGCAGCCTATGGAGCAGACAGAAACCAGACCTGCTGCTACAGAGGGAGCCCcgtcagaaaacaaaatgag AGGCAGTGGTTCGAAAAACAGAGGACGAGGCGGATGGATGGGGCGAGGAGGACGGATGGGGCGAGGTGGGAGGGGCATGATGATGAAGGGACAGGGGCCTCCAGGACGAGAGAGAGCCAGGGGCAGAGGGGGCGCCCTGAACGGATTCAGGCCCGGAAG ACGAGGCATGGGGAGAATGCGACCATTCCCTGACCCCCATGGTCGAATGGGGAGGAGGGGTTGTCCCATGGGTCTGCCCCCACCACCTCCTCCACCCCCCCATATGAGGGGACCCTACCCACCCATGCACAG ACATGGCCTCCCTCCTCTACCTCCCCCTGGACACATGGGTTTCAGAGGGAGACCACCACACCCTCGGGGCAGGGGCCAGCATCCCAGACCACGAGTTCCCTTTCATCCAAGGGG CTTTCCCAATGGACCTGGTGCTCCACcaccgccacctccgccacctgGCAGGGGCCAGAGATGGCCTGGACCCCCAGGTGGCAGACGCTTGTAA
- the LOC121316231 gene encoding tigger transposable element-derived protein 6-like, which yields MAEKRKRVDLPLAQKVELLKALESPVVSQATVAKKFAVSTSQVSRLVKGKVEILQQFENNGNPNRKRQRAGKNEEVGNALFLWFRQKLGQGARISGPTLKQKAADLAAAEGTDFMPSDGWLSRWKARHNVVFKKEEGERQDADWLAALDWKRKILPQILDSYSPNDIFNADESGLFFRDFPEKGHCLKGEELAGSKKAKERVTAVLCANMSGSEKRPLLIIANSKQPRCFPKDLNRLPVDYASSKKAWMTGQLFQQWLQKWDTSLRTRNRHICLLVDSCSAHPSDIRLTNINLKLLPSNTTSVMQPMGVGVIKNWKAHYKSRLNRRIITALDADPEKKEKDVSKSITLLDVLYLAKESWNAVSSQTILKCFRKSGFCKDEAADVSDGDDSLAGVPVPENMTAEEFEEFVDMDKDVKTAADHTDTELLEAVSDSKRIKVEMAEEDSDSDDSSAPPPLTLAQKLQMVTHLRQYVQESGMQAALPFLRMVEDKVQSEAAQSQKPCTIDSYFK from the coding sequence ATGGCTGAGAAGCGGAAACGAGTCGATTTGCCTTTGGCTCAGAAGGTTGAACTCTTGAAGGCGCTGGAGTCTCCTGTAGTTTCCCAGGCTACTGTGGCAAAGAAATTTgccgtgtcaacatcgcaggtgtctCGCCTTGTGAAAGGTAAAGTTGAAATCCTGCAGCAGTTTGAAAACAATGGCAATCCGAACCGAAAACGTCAGAGAGCAGGCAAGAATGAGGAGGTCGGCAACGCACTCTTCTTGTGGTTTAGACAGAAATTAGGTCAGGGTGCTCGAATCTCTGGCCCCACGCTGAAGCAAAAGGCTGCAGATTTGGCGGCGGCTGAAGGAACAGACTTCATGCCGTCTGATGGTTGGCTTTCTCGATGGAAGGCTCGTCACAATGTAGTGTTCAAGAAAGAGGAAGGTGAGCGCCAAGATGctgattggttggctgccctggaCTGGAAGCGTAAAATTCTGCCTCAAATTCTCGATTCGTACAGCCCCAATGACATCTTCAACGCAGACGAGTCTGGATTGTTTTTCCGGGACTTTCCTGAAAAAGGTCACTGCCTTAAAGGAGAGGAGCTAGCTGGCAGCAAGAAAGCCAAAGAGAGAGTCACTGCAGTGCTCTGTGCGAACATGTCAGGTTCTGAAAAGCGACCTCTGTTAATCATTGCCAACAGCAAACAACCACGCTGCTTCCCGAAGGATCTAAACCGACTTCCAGTGGATTATGCTAGCTCGAAAAAGGCCTGGATGACTGGCCAGCTATTTCAGCAGTGGTTGCAGAAGTGGGACACGTCTCTTCGCACAAGGAATCGCCATATATGCCTCCTTGTTGACAGCTGCTCGGCACATCCCTCAGACATCCGTTTAACAAACATCAATCTCAAGCTTTTACCATCCAACACCACTAGCGTGATGCAGCCGATGGGCGTGGGGGTGATCAAAAACTGGAAGGCGCACTACAAGAGCCGTCTCAACCGTCGCATCATCACTGCTCTTGATGCGGATCCTGAGAAGAAAGAAAAGGATGTTTCCAAGAGCATCACACTGCTAGACGTGCTCTACCTGGCAAAGGAATCGTGGAATGCAGTCAGCTCACAGACAATCCTGAAGTGCTTTCGCAAGAGTGGCTTCTGCAAGGACGAGGCAGCAGATGTGTCTGATGGGGATGATTCACTTGCAGGTGTTCCAGTTCCTGAAAACATGACGGCTGAAGAATTTGAGGAATTCGTTGACATGGACAAAGACGTCAAAACTGCTGCCGATCATACCGATACTGAGCTTTTGGAGGCTGTAAGTGATAGCAAGCGTATCAAAGTTGAAATGGCAGAGGAAGATTCTGATTCTGATGACAGCAGTGCCCCACCACCTCTCACCTTAGCCCAGAAGTTGCAAATGGTGACTCACCTTAGACAGTATGTGCAGGAAAGTGGAATGCAAGCTGCGCTACCCTTCCTGAGGATGGTGGAAGACAAAGTTCAGTCCGAAGCAGCTCAGTCACAGAAACCGTGCACAATTGACTCTTATTTCAAATGA
- the si:ch211-51e12.7 gene encoding formin-like protein 20 isoform X1, which translates to MSKSRGGMEQDIEQPMEQTETRPAATEGAPSENKMRGSGSKNRGRGGWMGRGGRMGRGGRGMMMKGQGPPGRERARGRGGALNGFRPGRRGMGRMRPFPDPHGRMGRRGCPMGLPPPPPPPPHMRGPYPPMHRHGLPPLPPPGHMGFRGRPPHPRGRGQHPRPRVPFHPRGFPNGPGAPPPPPPPPGRGQRWPGPPGGRRL; encoded by the exons atGGAACAGGATATAGAGCAGCCTATGGAGCAGACAGAAACCAGACCTGCTGCTACAGAGGGAGCCCcgtcagaaaacaaaatgag AGGCAGTGGTTCGAAAAACAGAGGACGAGGCGGATGGATGGGGCGAGGAGGACGGATGGGGCGAGGTGGGAGGGGCATGATGATGAAGGGACAGGGGCCTCCAGGACGAGAGAGAGCCAGGGGCAGAGGGGGCGCCCTGAACGGATTCAGGCCCGGAAG ACGAGGCATGGGGAGAATGCGACCATTCCCTGACCCCCATGGTCGAATGGGGAGGAGGGGTTGTCCCATGGGTCTGCCCCCACCACCTCCTCCACCCCCCCATATGAGGGGACCCTACCCACCCATGCACAG ACATGGCCTCCCTCCTCTACCTCCCCCTGGACACATGGGTTTCAGAGGGAGACCACCACACCCTCGGGGCAGGGGCCAGCATCCCAGACCACGAGTTCCCTTTCATCCAAGGGG CTTTCCCAATGGACCTGGTGCTCCACcaccgccacctccgccacctgGCAGGGGCCAGAGATGGCCTGGACCCCCAGGTGGCAGACGCTTGTAA
- the si:ch211-51e12.7 gene encoding wiskott-Aldrich syndrome protein homolog isoform X4: MSKSRGGMEQDIEQPMEQTETRPAATEGAPSENKMRGSGSKNRGRGGWMGRGGRMGRGGRGMMMKGQGPPGRERARGRGGALNGFRPGRRGMGRMRPFPDPHGRMGRRGCPMGLPPPPPPPPHMRGPYPPMHRHGLPPLPPPGHMGFRGRPPHPRGRGQHPRPRVPFHPRGVTLSPF, from the exons atGGAACAGGATATAGAGCAGCCTATGGAGCAGACAGAAACCAGACCTGCTGCTACAGAGGGAGCCCcgtcagaaaacaaaatgag AGGCAGTGGTTCGAAAAACAGAGGACGAGGCGGATGGATGGGGCGAGGAGGACGGATGGGGCGAGGTGGGAGGGGCATGATGATGAAGGGACAGGGGCCTCCAGGACGAGAGAGAGCCAGGGGCAGAGGGGGCGCCCTGAACGGATTCAGGCCCGGAAG ACGAGGCATGGGGAGAATGCGACCATTCCCTGACCCCCATGGTCGAATGGGGAGGAGGGGTTGTCCCATGGGTCTGCCCCCACCACCTCCTCCACCCCCCCATATGAGGGGACCCTACCCACCCATGCACAG ACATGGCCTCCCTCCTCTACCTCCCCCTGGACACATGGGTTTCAGAGGGAGACCACCACACCCTCGGGGCAGGGGCCAGCATCCCAGACCACGAGTTCCCTTTCATCCAAGGGG GGTAACATTGTCACCCTTTTGA